A stretch of the Filimonas lacunae genome encodes the following:
- a CDS encoding DMT family transporter produces MRIVWLLLIFLCGTLLPVQGGLNAKLAKSLASPLYASMICFMVGAIAMAIYIPFTKETLSWQLLKGSSITSITGGGIIGALFITASMMALPKLGMALTFGLVVAGQVIISVLLDHYNILVAVPHPINVWRGLGVLLIIAGVAIVEKF; encoded by the coding sequence ATGAGAATAGTCTGGCTACTGCTGATCTTCTTATGCGGCACCCTGTTACCTGTACAGGGTGGCCTTAATGCAAAGCTCGCCAAGTCATTGGCGAGCCCTCTATACGCCTCTATGATCTGTTTTATGGTAGGCGCAATCGCTATGGCAATTTATATCCCCTTCACCAAAGAAACGCTTTCCTGGCAACTGTTGAAGGGCAGTTCTATTACTTCCATAACAGGCGGCGGTATCATTGGCGCTTTGTTTATTACCGCAAGCATGATGGCACTTCCTAAATTAGGCATGGCGCTTACGTTTGGATTGGTAGTAGCCGGCCAGGTGATCATCTCCGTATTACTAGATCATTATAACATCCTGGTGGCAGTACCACACCCTATCAATGTATGGCGTGGCCTGGGTGTGCTATTGATCATTGCAGGAGTTGCTATTGTAGAAAAGTTTTAA
- a CDS encoding proline iminopeptidase-family hydrolase, translating to MMYLKKKTAVIASMLWLVLLASCSAPGKESNGTADYFVTDTTTVQTGGAKMVPITTRKGVFHVWTKRIGNNPNIKVMLLSGGPGFPHDYLEVFESYFPGQGIEFYYYDEMGNGNSDKPGDSSRYNVASAVEELELVRQALHLDKENFYLFGHSWGGLLAMEYAAKYQRHLKAIIVSNMVASGQEFNRYIQQVLVKEIPKVEMDTINAISARNDYGNPKYMELVMKNFYAQHICRMPLEQWPEPLNRALGKLNAPYYMALQGPSELGIIGSLRNWDISTRLKDITIPALFIGAKYDEMDPEHIKWMSQQVQHGQFLYCANGSHLSMYDQQSFYMNGVIHFIKEVNNTP from the coding sequence ATGATGTATTTAAAAAAAAAGACGGCAGTGATAGCGTCTATGTTATGGCTGGTGCTATTGGCTAGCTGTTCGGCTCCGGGTAAAGAGAGCAATGGTACGGCTGACTATTTTGTTACAGATACAACTACTGTACAAACAGGCGGCGCTAAGATGGTACCCATCACTACTCGTAAAGGCGTATTCCATGTATGGACAAAACGCATTGGTAATAATCCCAACATAAAAGTGATGCTATTGTCTGGCGGACCTGGTTTTCCTCACGATTACCTGGAAGTGTTTGAAAGCTATTTCCCTGGTCAGGGAATTGAGTTTTATTATTATGATGAAATGGGTAATGGCAACAGTGACAAACCGGGTGATAGCAGCCGCTACAATGTAGCCAGTGCTGTGGAGGAGTTGGAGCTGGTAAGGCAGGCACTACACCTGGATAAAGAAAACTTTTATCTGTTTGGTCATTCGTGGGGTGGTTTATTAGCTATGGAGTACGCTGCGAAATACCAACGGCACCTGAAGGCGATCATTGTATCGAACATGGTAGCAAGCGGCCAGGAGTTTAACCGCTATATTCAACAAGTGCTGGTGAAAGAAATACCGAAGGTTGAGATGGATACCATCAATGCTATCTCTGCCAGAAACGATTATGGCAATCCGAAATATATGGAGCTTGTGATGAAGAATTTTTATGCGCAGCATATTTGCCGCATGCCATTGGAACAATGGCCTGAGCCTCTTAACAGGGCGCTTGGTAAATTGAATGCACCTTATTATATGGCTTTACAAGGCCCCAGTGAATTAGGTATTATTGGCAGTTTACGCAACTGGGATATAAGCACCCGATTAAAAGATATTACAATACCTGCACTGTTTATAGGTGCAAAATATGACGAAATGGATCCTGAACATATCAAGTGGATGAGCCAGCAAGTACAGCATGGACAGTTTTTATACTGTGCCAATGGTAGCCACCTCAGCATGTACGATCAGCAGTCATTTTACATGAACGGCGTTATCCATTTTATAAAGGAGGTGAATAATACCCCTTAA
- a CDS encoding alpha/beta fold hydrolase: MKEQILYKTAAIDGLEIFYREAGTAERPLLLLLHGFPSSSHMYRDLIADLSEAYHIIAPDYPGFGQSSMPGIKQFSYTFDNLSVIMERFIDHLQLRDINLYIQDYGGPIGLRIATRRPQLIQSLIIQNANAYNEGLGDALEPLITYIQQPDAAHEQAARFFLTLEATRWLYLNGAHDQARISPDSYITDQYYLDRAGNDEIQLALFLDYGNNLALYDEWHAYFKKHQPKTMVVWGKNDALFIAPGGEAYRKDLPNAEIIQIDGGHFLLEEHHAYVAGLINRFIS; this comes from the coding sequence ATGAAAGAGCAAATACTTTACAAAACAGCAGCAATAGATGGGCTAGAAATTTTTTATCGTGAAGCCGGAACTGCAGAACGCCCGCTATTATTGTTACTACATGGCTTCCCTTCTTCGTCGCATATGTACAGAGATCTTATTGCTGATCTATCCGAAGCATACCATATTATAGCTCCTGACTACCCGGGGTTTGGTCAAAGCAGCATGCCTGGCATAAAGCAGTTCTCGTATACATTCGACAATTTATCAGTTATCATGGAACGCTTTATTGATCACCTGCAACTCAGGGATATCAACCTATATATCCAGGATTACGGTGGTCCTATAGGGTTACGGATTGCCACCCGCCGTCCGCAACTGATTCAGTCATTGATCATACAAAATGCCAATGCCTATAATGAAGGGCTAGGAGACGCACTGGAGCCATTGATTACCTACATTCAACAACCTGATGCAGCGCATGAGCAAGCAGCCCGCTTTTTTCTCACGTTGGAAGCTACCCGATGGTTATACCTGAATGGCGCTCATGATCAGGCCCGGATAAGCCCGGATAGTTATATAACCGATCAATACTATCTCGACCGCGCAGGCAACGATGAAATACAACTGGCGCTTTTCCTCGATTATGGCAACAACCTGGCGCTGTACGATGAATGGCATGCGTATTTCAAAAAGCACCAGCCTAAAACAATGGTAGTATGGGGGAAAAACGATGCGCTGTTTATAGCTCCAGGCGGAGAAGCTTATAGAAAAGACCTGCCCAATGCAGAGATCATTCAAATTGATGGGGGCCACTTTTTACTGGAAGAGCATCACGCTTATGTTGCCGGATTGATAAACCGCTTTATTTCCTGA
- a CDS encoding pyridoxamine 5'-phosphate oxidase family protein has product MAMNYASLAFTDAVKDMQEKLGSRKSYARHEKRSEVDGMTEQEIVFISGQDSFYIATIGENGYPYIQHRGGPRGFIKVLDTKRLGIIDFKGNGQYITVGNLATNNNVSLIMVDYPTRARLKLYAKARIVELEDDPALYAQLDLEEYQFRPERMMVFEIAAYDWNCPQHITPRYTMEEINKAFASQHEYIAQLEAEIEKIKQKTKP; this is encoded by the coding sequence ATGGCAATGAATTATGCATCCCTGGCATTTACAGATGCGGTGAAAGACATGCAGGAAAAACTAGGCAGCCGTAAAAGCTATGCCCGTCATGAAAAGAGAAGTGAGGTGGATGGCATGACGGAGCAGGAGATTGTTTTTATCTCAGGGCAAGATAGTTTTTACATAGCCACCATTGGTGAAAATGGCTATCCCTATATACAACATAGAGGAGGCCCCAGGGGATTTATTAAAGTGCTGGACACAAAACGATTGGGCATTATTGATTTTAAAGGGAATGGCCAATACATTACTGTGGGCAACCTGGCTACCAATAACAACGTGTCGTTGATCATGGTCGATTATCCGACAAGAGCAAGATTGAAATTATACGCCAAAGCCAGGATCGTTGAACTCGAAGACGATCCTGCGCTGTATGCACAACTTGACCTGGAGGAGTATCAGTTTCGCCCGGAAAGAATGATGGTATTTGAGATAGCCGCCTACGATTGGAACTGTCCGCAACACATAACACCCCGGTACACCATGGAGGAGATCAATAAAGCCTTTGCATCACAGCATGAATACATTGCACAATTGGAAGCAGAAATAGAAAAAATAAAACAAAAAACAAAACCATGA
- a CDS encoding putative quinol monooxygenase has protein sequence MKMQQTWKTSIMVLTQYHVKTAWQNRFLEVLDEYVRIAATKEGNIMSAAYYERGDACIMWIVERWSSHTFYKQNKKSTDAKAVGAFTKMGLSSPPETTFVKELESFSKEVNQDALTIMLFIDVKAGTEKQFISINRNLAPVLQEAPGVLFYQLSQVINNKTRFVVCKQFRDWDTFRYHLQEPALQPVLIFLQTSIKEPPFEKGYHHLIPFAPQ, from the coding sequence ATGAAAATGCAACAAACATGGAAAACATCCATAATGGTGTTAACCCAATATCATGTAAAAACTGCCTGGCAGAACAGGTTTCTGGAAGTATTGGACGAGTATGTGCGTATTGCTGCCACGAAGGAGGGAAACATAATGTCAGCCGCCTATTATGAAAGAGGTGATGCGTGTATCATGTGGATTGTAGAAAGATGGAGCAGTCATACCTTCTATAAGCAAAATAAAAAGAGCACCGACGCAAAGGCCGTCGGTGCTTTCACAAAGATGGGCTTATCATCGCCACCTGAAACTACTTTTGTAAAAGAACTGGAGTCGTTTTCCAAAGAAGTAAACCAGGATGCGTTAACCATTATGCTGTTTATAGACGTAAAGGCCGGCACTGAAAAACAATTCATATCCATCAACCGTAACCTGGCACCAGTGTTACAGGAAGCTCCCGGTGTACTATTTTATCAGCTTAGCCAGGTAATTAACAACAAAACCAGGTTTGTAGTGTGTAAGCAATTCCGCGACTGGGATACATTCCGGTATCACCTGCAGGAGCCGGCGCTTCAACCTGTATTAATATTCCTGCAAACGTCTATAAAAGAACCGCCCTTTGAAAAAGGGTATCATCACCTTATTCCTTTTGCGCCGCAGTAA
- a CDS encoding alpha/beta fold hydrolase, which translates to MNAKYLVAGITGTALAAMSLSVMSFVNAPKKVMSSNESDKPTIVLVHGAFADGSSWNKVIPILQKKGYRVMAVQNPLTSLNDDVAFVERAIAEAPGKVILVGHSWGGVVITQAGNNEKVKSLVYVAAYAPGEGQSVESISRDAHEARKIPNVPGLADPIVTDGYIRLKEETVINHFAQDLPQQEAKIIAAGQGRFHVSTIGAKVSNPAWKNKPSYFIVSDNDHMISPQLETEMAENIHATTYHLAASHVAMLSKPEKVAEVILTAAQKE; encoded by the coding sequence ATGAATGCAAAGTATTTAGTAGCAGGAATAACCGGAACGGCGCTGGCGGCTATGAGCTTGTCCGTTATGTCCTTCGTAAACGCCCCTAAAAAAGTGATGTCTTCTAATGAAAGCGACAAGCCAACGATCGTACTGGTTCATGGCGCTTTTGCTGATGGTTCATCCTGGAATAAAGTGATACCCATTTTGCAGAAAAAAGGATACCGGGTAATGGCTGTTCAAAACCCACTAACCTCCTTAAACGATGATGTGGCCTTTGTGGAACGCGCGATAGCAGAGGCTCCGGGAAAGGTGATATTGGTAGGGCATTCATGGGGAGGTGTAGTTATTACCCAGGCTGGTAATAACGAAAAAGTAAAATCATTGGTGTATGTAGCGGCTTATGCGCCGGGAGAGGGGCAGAGTGTGGAAAGCATTAGCAGGGATGCGCACGAAGCAAGAAAAATTCCTAATGTGCCGGGGTTAGCAGACCCGATCGTAACGGATGGTTATATCCGGCTTAAAGAAGAAACGGTTATCAACCATTTTGCACAGGATCTTCCACAGCAGGAGGCAAAGATTATTGCAGCAGGACAAGGGCGTTTTCATGTTAGTACTATAGGCGCCAAAGTGTCAAATCCTGCATGGAAAAACAAGCCAAGTTATTTCATCGTGTCGGATAATGATCATATGATATCGCCACAGTTGGAAACCGAAATGGCAGAGAACATTCATGCCACCACCTATCACCTTGCTGCAAGTCACGTAGCCATGCTTTCAAAACCTGAAAAAGTTGCTGAAGTGATTCTTACTGCGGCGCAAAAGGAATAA
- a CDS encoding redoxin family protein: protein MSQNLMKPGKCILACVMLLVLNAKLSAQENKANLGIGDRVPAFKYGLCLKGAPVKKFEKGHLYLFEFWATWCGPCIASMPHLSEFAKKHKQDATVIAVNIWESSHGKNSYESTWPKITKFVKGMGENMGFNVVTDSKDQFMGNKWMKAAGQDGIPCTFIVKDSVILWIGHPIELDSIVELVNSGHYDPVATKKETEARQAKSDSIAGIYKKYYDSYEKAIADKKYDLAMQILDSGSIAAPDFKGTFGFFKFMALLEVRPDTALAFVKEWQKSGPGYVGSVAAVIAKKKGLPYDLYEYALESWESLLSNPQMPTSMVYENKAMLYANMEDYKKAVENQEKAIAEGKQAIKDKKFIGFIMDDTIKGYEKVLSEYKSKLK, encoded by the coding sequence ATGTCTCAAAATTTAATGAAGCCAGGGAAGTGTATACTGGCATGTGTAATGTTGCTTGTGTTGAACGCAAAATTGTCTGCACAGGAAAATAAAGCCAATTTAGGTATAGGTGATAGAGTGCCTGCATTTAAATACGGGTTGTGTTTAAAAGGGGCGCCAGTTAAAAAATTTGAAAAAGGCCATCTGTACTTGTTTGAATTTTGGGCTACCTGGTGTGGGCCATGTATCGCATCCATGCCGCACCTGTCGGAGTTTGCAAAAAAACATAAGCAGGATGCAACTGTTATTGCGGTTAATATCTGGGAAAGTAGCCATGGAAAAAATTCCTACGAATCTACCTGGCCTAAGATTACAAAGTTTGTAAAAGGAATGGGAGAAAATATGGGATTCAATGTGGTTACGGATAGTAAAGATCAGTTCATGGGTAATAAATGGATGAAGGCGGCAGGTCAGGATGGAATACCTTGTACTTTCATTGTGAAAGACAGTGTAATTCTTTGGATAGGGCACCCCATTGAACTAGACTCTATAGTAGAGCTGGTAAACAGCGGTCACTATGATCCGGTGGCTACTAAAAAGGAAACTGAAGCAAGGCAGGCTAAGTCTGATTCTATTGCTGGTATTTATAAGAAATATTACGATTCTTATGAAAAGGCGATAGCAGATAAAAAGTATGATCTGGCCATGCAAATATTAGATTCCGGAAGTATTGCGGCTCCTGACTTTAAGGGAACTTTTGGCTTTTTCAAATTTATGGCCCTGCTCGAAGTTCGTCCGGATACTGCCTTGGCCTTTGTGAAAGAATGGCAAAAATCCGGCCCGGGGTATGTGGGTTCTGTTGCAGCAGTTATTGCTAAGAAAAAGGGGCTGCCATACGATTTATATGAGTATGCCCTGGAGTCGTGGGAATCACTGCTGAGCAACCCACAGATGCCGACGTCGATGGTATATGAGAACAAGGCCATGTTGTATGCGAATATGGAGGATTACAAAAAAGCAGTTGAAAACCAGGAGAAGGCCATTGCCGAAGGTAAACAGGCTATAAAGGATAAAAAGTTTATTGGGTTCATCATGGATGATACTATCAAAGGATATGAAAAGGTTTTAAGTGAGTATAAGTCTAAATTGAAATAG
- a CDS encoding alpha/beta fold hydrolase, producing MKNKTHYHVVKINGVDIFYREAGPADAPVLFLLHGYPTSSHMYRNLINDLSDKYHLIAPDYPGYGRSEQPLMADFEYSFANYAKIMEALLEHLNIEKFSVYLMDYGAPVGWTIASKHPDRIETIIVQNGCCYEEGLETFWDPIKALWKNRNDQDAIKACQAFHSPDGLKWQYTHHVPDASVISPDNWEVDLRHLQRPENDDIQIQLFYDYQNNVKQYPKWQEYLRTKNPEMLIVYGKDDYIFPGVGAEAFKKDVKNLEFHLYPTGHFALESFGDEITTTIRNFLDRKVGKDVVIPDECGDSLWDKVLAQDPGKDTAHA from the coding sequence ATGAAGAACAAAACACACTACCATGTAGTAAAGATTAATGGAGTAGATATTTTCTACAGAGAAGCAGGGCCAGCAGATGCACCCGTATTATTCTTGTTGCATGGCTATCCAACATCATCGCATATGTACCGCAACCTGATCAATGATCTGTCAGATAAGTATCACCTGATTGCCCCGGACTATCCCGGTTACGGCAGAAGCGAGCAACCTCTTATGGCCGATTTTGAATACAGTTTTGCCAACTATGCCAAAATCATGGAAGCATTGCTGGAGCACCTCAACATTGAAAAGTTTAGTGTATACCTGATGGACTATGGCGCTCCCGTTGGCTGGACTATTGCCTCTAAACATCCCGACAGGATAGAAACAATTATTGTACAAAATGGCTGTTGCTATGAAGAAGGATTAGAAACCTTTTGGGACCCTATTAAAGCCCTTTGGAAAAATCGTAATGATCAGGATGCCATCAAGGCTTGCCAGGCATTTCATAGCCCCGATGGTTTGAAATGGCAATACACCCATCATGTGCCGGATGCCAGTGTTATATCACCCGACAACTGGGAGGTTGACTTACGGCATCTACAACGCCCCGAAAATGATGACATACAAATTCAACTCTTTTACGATTACCAGAATAACGTAAAACAGTACCCCAAATGGCAGGAATACCTGCGCACAAAAAATCCTGAAATGTTAATTGTATATGGTAAAGACGATTACATTTTTCCCGGCGTTGGCGCAGAAGCATTTAAAAAAGATGTAAAGAATCTTGAATTCCATTTATATCCAACAGGGCATTTCGCGCTCGAAAGTTTTGGCGATGAAATCACAACCACCATCCGGAACTTCTTAGACAGGAAAGTAGGTAAAGACGTAGTTATACCTGACGAGTGCGGCGATTCGCTCTGGGATAAGGTTTTGGCGCAAGACCCCGGTAAGGATACTGCGCATGCCTGA
- a CDS encoding hydrolase — MRKTIQSMATLFMMAAISVQGYSQKPSSELLTPTNHALVLVDHQSQMGFATKNISITELRSNAAIVAGSSKIFNIPTVVTTVAAKSFSGPVFSEITEFYPATGYINRTTMNCWEDVNAHKAITAKNQKKLIFAGLWTSVCIVGPALSAKADGYDVYVITDACGDVSKEAHDMAISRMIQAGVKPMTAMQYILELQRDWARSETYKGVTDLIKKYGGAYGIGIQYAHEMLKH, encoded by the coding sequence ATGAGAAAGACAATTCAATCGATGGCCACCCTATTTATGATGGCAGCCATTTCCGTACAGGGCTATTCCCAAAAACCTTCTTCAGAACTATTAACACCCACCAATCATGCATTGGTGCTGGTAGATCACCAAAGTCAGATGGGTTTTGCTACAAAGAATATCAGCATTACCGAATTGCGTAGTAATGCAGCAATTGTAGCTGGTTCATCCAAAATATTCAACATACCCACCGTGGTAACTACTGTTGCAGCCAAATCCTTTAGCGGTCCTGTTTTTAGTGAAATAACAGAATTCTATCCCGCTACTGGTTATATCAACAGAACCACGATGAATTGCTGGGAAGATGTAAATGCGCACAAAGCCATCACCGCCAAAAATCAAAAGAAACTCATTTTTGCCGGGTTATGGACAAGTGTGTGTATAGTAGGGCCGGCTTTATCAGCTAAGGCAGATGGTTATGATGTATACGTAATTACCGATGCCTGCGGCGACGTTAGCAAAGAGGCGCACGACATGGCGATTAGCAGGATGATACAGGCCGGTGTAAAACCAATGACAGCCATGCAATACATACTGGAACTGCAACGCGACTGGGCCAGAAGTGAAACCTATAAAGGCGTAACCGATCTTATTAAAAAATATGGTGGCGCCTATGGCATCGGCATTCAATATGCACATGAGATGCTAAAACACTAA
- a CDS encoding RagB/SusD family nutrient uptake outer membrane protein: protein MKHCIILILIIFLLTGCNKQIDEIRPLTKIDQKGELSSVAGIVETTVGNYTYLNGSDRIYYSMVLQDLCENRGDNVTLQDWAPVGQYTDAFYFRNSTGLAAGSSADFYRGSYQLIISANLTLEGIQEFKTSTFASLTEADRNKVTYAEGENRFLRAFTYFNLVRIYGKPYYQANAQDLAVPLKTSTDITDIPARSSVKNLYAFIVSELKSAAELMKAPVTKTNSFASTASAWALLSRVYLYMGGSIDSPDAASNQLAITYADSVIAQTSGKYDLLQGTDYINMLGDDETGALGRSVFASNKEIIFAYDNTTTGGSPIGLLYHYYPSDGLGAIFVPSAELKSLYTSIDLRSTFFKVNTASGKVETTKWLCLNQGGTTLAPCIYFRLAEVYLNRSEAYAKLNNVSNAKADLKLIHQRAGLSGTEVDNLADAAVLDAILKERRMELAFEGHCSFDYFRNGLPMTRDAADYNGVALTIQPTDNNVVFAIPNQ from the coding sequence ATGAAACATTGCATAATACTTATACTGATTATATTTCTTTTAACCGGATGCAACAAGCAAATCGATGAAATACGTCCGCTGACTAAAATTGATCAGAAGGGAGAACTTTCGTCTGTGGCGGGCATTGTAGAAACAACCGTTGGTAACTATACTTACCTCAATGGCAGTGATAGAATCTATTACAGCATGGTTTTACAGGATCTTTGCGAAAACAGGGGAGATAATGTAACACTGCAGGATTGGGCGCCGGTAGGTCAGTATACAGACGCTTTCTACTTCAGAAATAGTACAGGGCTTGCAGCTGGTTCCAGCGCTGATTTTTACCGTGGATCGTACCAGTTGATTATAAGTGCTAATTTAACCCTGGAAGGTATTCAGGAATTTAAGACATCCACATTTGCTTCACTGACAGAAGCGGACAGGAATAAGGTGACTTATGCGGAAGGGGAGAACAGATTTCTGCGTGCCTTTACATATTTCAATCTGGTTCGTATTTACGGAAAGCCCTACTACCAGGCCAACGCACAGGATCTGGCTGTTCCGCTGAAAACAAGTACGGACATAACTGATATACCTGCCCGTTCTTCTGTAAAGAATTTGTATGCATTTATTGTCAGTGAACTCAAATCAGCAGCAGAGCTTATGAAAGCCCCTGTAACTAAAACCAATTCGTTTGCAAGCACCGCGTCAGCCTGGGCGTTGTTGTCAAGGGTATACCTGTATATGGGAGGTTCAATAGACAGTCCTGACGCCGCTTCCAATCAACTGGCGATTACCTATGCAGATAGTGTTATAGCGCAAACCAGTGGCAAATATGACCTTTTACAGGGAACAGATTATATCAATATGTTGGGGGATGATGAAACGGGAGCACTTGGCCGTTCTGTATTCGCTTCCAATAAGGAGATCATCTTTGCTTATGATAATACAACTACCGGTGGTAGTCCAATCGGTTTATTATATCATTATTACCCTTCAGATGGGTTGGGAGCAATATTTGTTCCATCGGCAGAGTTGAAATCTTTATATACATCCATTGACCTCCGCAGCACGTTTTTTAAAGTTAATACAGCTTCCGGAAAAGTGGAAACTACCAAATGGCTTTGCCTGAATCAGGGCGGTACTACGCTGGCGCCTTGTATTTACTTTCGGCTGGCGGAAGTGTATCTGAACCGATCAGAGGCTTATGCCAAACTGAATAACGTAAGTAATGCAAAGGCTGATTTGAAACTGATTCATCAGCGTGCCGGTCTTTCTGGAACAGAAGTGGATAATCTGGCAGATGCGGCTGTGCTGGATGCTATCCTGAAAGAGAGACGCATGGAACTTGCATTTGAGGGACATTGCAGCTTTGATTATTTCCGTAACGGACTTCCTATGACCAGAGATGCAGCAGATTACAACGGTGTTGCTCTTACTATTCAGCCTACAGATAATAATGTTGTATTTGCAATACCTAATCAGTAA
- a CDS encoding sigma 54-interacting response regulator — protein sequence MKKKVLIVEDEFIVASNLRLVLLRSDYEIIGIATSADEAEAYLQKKLPDIVLLDISLQGERSGIDIARKLQSKRIVFIYLSANSSQRVLEEAKATEPYGFLVKPFRKKDLLIMLDIAWYRYVNSIETKTNQETLLQKQLTAISEENIDGQQQLLKMARIMQSYIPFDLMMSGSRPLNTAQFNDKGYLRIGFDEYQFIEETALLAITNLKKTALSVILANTHTDINTIIYNSESAREKANIPSLQKTLTETFSLQSYLVFPVVLSNGQFFHYFFYSRQQHIHTNEHIALLNDLRTCLVALAEKIIYGAATPGLIQKVGVIRNQQGASVNYPEFRGVIGNHHLLLSALDLAAQVAPYNTSVLILGESGTGKEKLAQAIHLLSPRKNAPYIKVNCAAIPATLIESELFGHEKGAFTGAIEKRKGKFEQAEGGTIFLDEIGELSLEMQVKILRFLQEKEIQCVGGNSLIKVNVRVVAATNRNLEKAIAEGNFRLDLYYRLNVFPITLPSLKERKSDIKELAVYFAEKYCREFNKPFYGIAASMMEEMTAYHWPGNIRELENVIEQSAVLNDGQSKLELKRKLTDRNALPVSKVIKTLEDVKTAKDETEREYIISILRKADGRVRGVNGAAQLMDIKPTTLESKMIRLNIRREDL from the coding sequence ATGAAGAAAAAGGTACTTATTGTAGAAGATGAATTTATTGTAGCAAGTAATTTAAGGCTGGTATTACTGCGATCCGATTATGAAATAATTGGTATAGCTACCTCTGCCGACGAGGCGGAAGCGTATTTACAAAAAAAACTGCCTGATATTGTTTTGCTTGATATCAGCTTACAGGGGGAACGCTCCGGTATTGATATTGCCCGGAAGCTACAATCGAAACGTATCGTATTTATATACCTGTCGGCCAATTCAAGTCAAAGGGTATTGGAAGAGGCAAAGGCAACAGAGCCATATGGATTCCTGGTGAAGCCATTCAGGAAAAAAGACTTATTGATCATGTTAGATATTGCCTGGTATCGTTATGTTAATAGTATTGAAACAAAAACAAACCAGGAAACACTTTTACAGAAGCAACTAACAGCCATCAGTGAAGAAAATATAGATGGTCAGCAACAATTGCTGAAGATGGCCAGAATTATGCAGTCTTATATACCCTTCGATCTTATGATGTCTGGTAGCAGACCTCTTAATACAGCACAATTTAACGATAAGGGATATTTGCGTATCGGGTTTGATGAATACCAGTTTATTGAGGAAACAGCATTGCTTGCCATTACCAATTTGAAGAAAACAGCGTTGTCTGTTATTCTCGCAAACACTCATACGGATATCAATACAATCATTTATAACAGTGAATCAGCCAGAGAGAAGGCGAATATTCCTTCTCTTCAAAAAACATTGACCGAAACGTTCAGTTTACAATCCTATCTGGTGTTTCCTGTTGTTTTAAGCAATGGGCAATTCTTTCACTATTTTTTTTATAGTCGTCAGCAGCATATCCATACCAATGAGCATATTGCTTTACTCAACGATTTGAGAACCTGTTTAGTGGCATTGGCTGAAAAAATAATTTACGGAGCAGCTACGCCAGGTTTGATACAAAAGGTGGGTGTTATAAGAAACCAGCAGGGAGCATCGGTGAATTATCCGGAGTTCCGGGGTGTTATTGGTAATCATCATTTACTGCTGAGCGCGTTGGATCTTGCTGCCCAGGTTGCTCCTTACAATACATCCGTATTAATTCTTGGAGAAAGTGGTACCGGAAAAGAAAAACTAGCCCAGGCCATTCATTTATTATCGCCAAGAAAAAATGCCCCCTACATAAAAGTAAATTGTGCTGCTATTCCGGCTACGTTAATAGAGTCGGAATTGTTTGGTCACGAAAAAGGCGCATTCACTGGCGCCATAGAAAAAAGAAAAGGAAAATTTGAACAGGCTGAGGGAGGAACGATTTTTCTGGATGAGATTGGAGAGCTTTCCCTGGAAATGCAGGTAAAGATTCTGCGTTTTTTACAGGAAAAGGAAATTCAATGCGTAGGCGGTAATTCGCTTATAAAAGTAAATGTTCGGGTGGTAGCTGCTACAAACCGTAATCTTGAGAAGGCGATTGCTGAAGGGAATTTTCGGCTTGATCTGTATTACCGCCTCAATGTTTTTCCTATTACATTGCCTTCATTGAAAGAGCGTAAAAGTGATATAAAAGAGCTGGCTGTTTATTTTGCGGAGAAGTATTGCAGGGAGTTTAATAAACCGTTTTACGGTATTGCTGCCTCTATGATGGAAGAGATGACGGCTTATCACTGGCCGGGAAATATCAGGGAACTGGAGAACGTTATCGAACAGTCGGCCGTTCTCAACGATGGTCAATCGAAATTAGAACTGAAACGAAAGCTTACAGACAGGAATGCTTTACCTGTTTCAAAGGTGATTAAAACATTGGAAGATGTGAAGACCGCTAAGGATGAAACCGAGCGGGAATACATTATTTCGATACTCAGAAAAGCAGATGGCCGTGTCCGTGGTGTAAATG